Proteins from one Pseudomonas bijieensis genomic window:
- a CDS encoding lipoprotein has protein sequence MSLRSIALLFMCVVLTACSKVNQENYSKLSAGMPKSEVETLLGKPTDCSGALGMSSCTWGDQKSFISVQYAGDKVLMFSGQGLK, from the coding sequence ATGTCGCTGCGATCTATCGCCCTGCTGTTTATGTGCGTCGTGTTGACCGCATGCAGCAAGGTCAACCAGGAAAACTACTCGAAACTGTCGGCTGGCATGCCCAAGTCCGAAGTCGAAACGTTGCTGGGGAAACCGACCGATTGTTCAGGCGCGCTCGGCATGTCCAGCTGCACCTGGGGCGACCAGAAAAGCTTTATCAGCGTGCAGTACGCCGGTGACAAAGTGTTGATGTTTTCCGGCCAAGGCCTGAAGTAA
- a CDS encoding methyl-accepting chemotaxis protein gives MTRNMKFSHKILLAAALVVAIAFACFILFNDYRQRQSLHASTETSMQELGSLTSRNIQTWVEGRIQLLQSLAQQIAVDGSGADSLKRAVGLPAYTSNFQLSYFGGTDGVMFSVPAGNRAADYDPRARGWYKAANSAQQTIVTEPYIAASSGKLVITVATPVQHQNQMIGVAGADIDLSSISAIINSLNFGGHGHAFIVSADGKILIHPDSKRVLKTLAEAYPNGAPQISPGVKEVDLDGKTQFISFTHVNGVPGADWYVALVLDKDTALAMLSEFRTSALIAMVIAVVFIIALLGMLIRVLMQPLLTMGRAMHDIAEGEGDLTRRLIIHGHDEFGALGTSFNRFVERIHTSIREVASATGQVNEVALRVVSASNSSMFNSDQQASRTSSVAAAINQLGAAAQEIAQNAALASQHSSDARSLAEDGQQVVDKTIAAMQQLSAKISDSCGNIETLNSNTVNIGQILEVITSISQQTNLLALNAAIEAARAGEAGRGFAVVADEVRNLAHRTQDSAQQVQKMIEELQVGAREAVLTMTDSQRQSESSVGIANQAGERLGSVTQRIGEIDGMNQSVATATEEQTAVVESINVDITEINTLNQEGVENLQATLRACADLEQQAARLKQLVGSFRI, from the coding sequence ATGACCAGAAACATGAAATTCAGCCATAAAATCCTGTTGGCTGCCGCCCTTGTGGTGGCCATTGCTTTCGCCTGTTTCATCCTGTTCAACGACTATCGTCAACGCCAGAGCCTGCACGCCAGCACCGAGACTTCCATGCAGGAACTCGGCAGCCTGACCAGCCGTAACATCCAGACGTGGGTCGAAGGTCGCATCCAGTTGCTGCAATCGCTGGCCCAGCAGATCGCCGTGGACGGCAGCGGCGCCGACAGCCTCAAGCGCGCCGTGGGCTTGCCGGCCTACACCAGCAACTTCCAGCTCAGCTATTTTGGCGGCACCGACGGTGTGATGTTCTCGGTACCGGCCGGCAATCGTGCCGCCGATTACGACCCCCGCGCCCGTGGCTGGTACAAGGCCGCCAACAGCGCACAACAAACCATCGTCACCGAACCCTATATCGCCGCTTCGTCGGGCAAGCTGGTGATCACCGTCGCCACTCCGGTGCAGCACCAGAACCAGATGATCGGCGTGGCCGGTGCGGACATCGACCTGTCCAGCATCAGCGCCATCATCAACTCGCTGAACTTCGGCGGCCACGGCCACGCGTTCATCGTCAGCGCCGACGGCAAGATCCTGATCCACCCCGACAGCAAGCGCGTGCTCAAGACCCTGGCCGAGGCCTACCCCAACGGCGCGCCGCAAATCAGCCCCGGCGTGAAAGAAGTCGACCTCGACGGCAAGACCCAGTTCATCTCCTTCACCCACGTCAACGGTGTGCCGGGCGCCGACTGGTACGTGGCGCTGGTGCTCGACAAGGACACCGCGCTGGCGATGCTCAGCGAGTTCCGTACTTCGGCACTGATCGCCATGGTCATTGCCGTGGTGTTCATCATCGCCCTGCTTGGCATGTTGATCCGCGTGCTGATGCAACCGCTGCTGACCATGGGCCGCGCGATGCATGACATCGCCGAGGGCGAAGGCGACCTGACCCGGCGCCTGATCATCCACGGCCACGATGAATTCGGCGCCCTGGGGACTTCGTTCAACCGCTTTGTCGAGCGTATCCATACCTCGATCCGCGAAGTGGCCTCGGCCACCGGCCAAGTCAACGAAGTCGCCCTGCGTGTGGTCAGTGCGTCCAACTCGTCGATGTTCAACTCCGACCAGCAGGCTTCGCGCACCAGCAGCGTCGCCGCGGCCATCAACCAACTCGGTGCCGCCGCCCAGGAGATCGCCCAGAACGCCGCCCTCGCCTCGCAGCACTCCAGCGATGCCCGCAGCCTGGCCGAAGACGGCCAGCAAGTGGTGGATAAAACCATCGCCGCCATGCAGCAGTTGTCAGCCAAGATCAGCGATTCGTGCGGCAACATCGAAACCCTGAACAGCAACACGGTGAACATCGGCCAGATCCTGGAGGTGATCACCAGCATTTCCCAGCAGACCAACCTGCTCGCCCTGAACGCCGCCATCGAAGCCGCCCGGGCTGGTGAAGCCGGACGCGGCTTCGCGGTGGTCGCCGATGAAGTGCGCAACCTGGCCCACCGGACCCAGGACTCGGCGCAGCAAGTGCAGAAGATGATCGAGGAACTGCAAGTCGGCGCCCGGGAAGCGGTGCTGACCATGACCGACAGCCAGCGCCAGAGCGAAAGCAGCGTCGGCATCGCCAACCAGGCCGGCGAACGCCTGGGCAGCGTGACCCAGCGCATCGGTGAAATCGACGGCATGAACCAGTCCGTGGCCACCGCCACCGAAGAACAGACCGCCGTGGTGGAGTCGATCAATGTCGACATCACCGAGATCAACACCTTGAACCAGGAAGGCGTGGAAAACCTGCAGGCTACCTTGCGCGCCTGTGCCGACCTTGAACAGCAGGCGGCGCGGTTGAAGCAGTTGGTGGGGAGTTTCCGGATCTAA
- a CDS encoding DUF924 family protein, which produces MAEPWQSLLDWWFGSADTPDEISADKGKLWFGKGHDRQARERFGDLVEQALAGGLTDWAQRPEGWLALVLLLDQLPRMIFRDTPKAFSGDLRAQALVAQGLAAGFDRQLKPIQRVFIYLVLEHCENLAVQNEAVSRFIDLVREQPEAQRAVFEDNLDYAERHQKIIARFGRFPHRNAVLGRESTADEIEFLNRPGSRF; this is translated from the coding sequence ATGGCCGAGCCCTGGCAGTCGTTGCTCGATTGGTGGTTTGGCTCAGCCGACACGCCAGACGAAATATCGGCTGACAAGGGCAAGCTGTGGTTTGGCAAAGGTCATGATCGCCAGGCGCGTGAGCGCTTCGGCGATCTGGTCGAGCAGGCACTGGCCGGTGGATTGACCGACTGGGCGCAACGCCCGGAAGGTTGGCTGGCCCTGGTGCTGCTACTCGATCAGCTCCCGCGAATGATCTTTCGCGACACTCCCAAGGCTTTTTCCGGTGACCTGCGTGCCCAAGCGCTGGTGGCCCAGGGCCTGGCGGCGGGTTTTGACCGGCAACTCAAGCCGATCCAGCGCGTGTTCATCTACTTGGTACTGGAACACTGCGAAAACCTCGCAGTGCAGAACGAAGCCGTGTCACGGTTTATCGATCTGGTGCGGGAGCAGCCTGAGGCGCAGCGGGCGGTGTTTGAAGACAACCTGGATTATGCCGAACGGCATCAGAAGATCATTGCCCGGTTTGGACGCTTTCCTCATCGCAATGCGGTGTTGGGGCGCGAGTCTACGGCTGATGAAATCGAGTTCTTGAACAGGCCTGGGTCCAGGTTCTGA
- a CDS encoding class 1 fructose-bisphosphatase — MSRVTLSRYLIEQTRSNNTPADLRFLIEVVARACKEISHAVSKGALGGVLGSMGTENVQGEVQKKLDVLSNEILLEANEWGGHLAGMASEEMDNAYQIPGKYPKGAYLLVFDPLDGSSNIDINAPVGTIFSVLRCPNEYLSQNEALNEKAFLQPGTQQVAAGYAIYGPQTMLVLTLGDGVKGFTLDREMGSFVLTHEDITIPETTQEFAINMSNQRHWEAPVKRYVEELLAGEEGPLKKNYNMRWVAAMVADVHRILTRGGLFMYPRDSREPSKPGKLRLMYEANPMSFLVEQAGGASTNGHQRILDIQPEGLHERVAVFLGSKEEVARVTAYHKE; from the coding sequence ATGTCCCGCGTTACCTTGAGTCGCTATTTGATTGAGCAGACCCGCAGCAACAACACCCCTGCCGATCTGCGCTTTTTGATCGAAGTGGTGGCGCGTGCGTGCAAGGAGATCAGCCACGCCGTTTCCAAAGGCGCGCTGGGTGGTGTCCTGGGCAGCATGGGCACTGAAAACGTACAGGGCGAAGTGCAGAAGAAGCTCGACGTGCTGTCCAACGAAATCCTGCTCGAAGCCAACGAATGGGGCGGTCACCTGGCCGGCATGGCGTCCGAGGAAATGGACAATGCCTACCAGATCCCGGGCAAATACCCCAAGGGTGCCTACCTGCTGGTGTTCGACCCACTGGACGGTTCGTCGAACATCGACATCAACGCCCCGGTCGGCACCATCTTCTCGGTACTGCGTTGCCCGAACGAGTACCTGAGCCAGAACGAAGCCCTGAATGAAAAGGCCTTCCTGCAACCAGGCACCCAGCAGGTCGCCGCCGGTTATGCCATCTACGGCCCGCAGACCATGCTGGTGCTGACCCTGGGCGACGGCGTCAAGGGTTTCACCCTGGACCGCGAGATGGGCAGCTTCGTCCTGACCCACGAAGACATCACCATTCCTGAAACCACCCAGGAATTCGCCATCAACATGTCCAACCAGCGTCACTGGGAAGCTCCGGTAAAACGCTACGTTGAAGAGTTGCTGGCAGGCGAGGAAGGCCCGCTGAAGAAGAACTACAACATGCGTTGGGTTGCCGCGATGGTTGCCGATGTGCACCGGATCCTGACCCGTGGCGGTCTGTTCATGTACCCGCGCGACAGCCGTGAGCCGTCCAAGCCGGGCAAGCTGCGCCTGATGTACGAAGCCAACCCGATGTCGTTCCTGGTGGAGCAGGCGGGTGGCGCTTCTACCAACGGTCACCAGCGTATCCTCGACATCCAGCCTGAAGGCCTGCACGAGCGTGTGGCGGTGTTCCTCGGTTCGAAGGAAGAAGTCGCCCGCGTCACGGCCTACCACAAGGAATAA
- a CDS encoding DUF3999 domain-containing protein — MSRKLSRIGLGVVGLWVALSATAQEQLADFAHQVPLALSGEGPWYRLPLPLDVQLQARQTDLSDLRVFNAAGQAQAYALLRESAQSRENRTLTDVKWFPLYNAADDNERAPSVRVQSNANGTLVEVQPSSRLEAGEEELRGWLLDASAIKAPLQQLILDWTSERDGFQRFTIEASDDLQHWQSWGEGQVARLTFADERVEQHEVSLPGQPARYLRLLWDSPSSAPVLTSAQLQSASRESLPLPLVWSQPLAGSTAKAGEYTWQLPMGLNIEQVQVELSQANSLAPVTLAGRRESSHPWQSLGSGLLYRLTQNGQDVLQNQLQLSGQTVQQLKLTVDERGGGLGTEAPALRFAVRPTQVVFLARGEGPYSLALGSATIKAASLPLTTLVPDYKPSRLATLGTATVNGVATSTPAAATATAPATVETNWKKIGLWAVLLISVLFLAAMAFSLLRKPPVKN; from the coding sequence TTGAGTCGCAAGTTGAGTCGCATCGGACTGGGTGTGGTTGGGTTGTGGGTGGCATTGTCGGCTACGGCCCAGGAGCAACTGGCGGATTTCGCCCATCAGGTGCCCTTGGCCCTGAGCGGCGAAGGGCCGTGGTATCGCCTGCCGTTGCCACTGGACGTTCAGTTGCAAGCGCGGCAGACCGACCTGAGCGACCTGCGGGTCTTCAATGCGGCTGGCCAGGCCCAGGCCTACGCGTTGCTGCGCGAGTCGGCCCAGAGCCGGGAAAACCGTACCCTCACCGACGTGAAATGGTTCCCGCTGTACAACGCCGCCGATGACAACGAGCGTGCGCCCAGTGTGCGGGTGCAATCGAACGCCAACGGCACCCTGGTGGAAGTTCAACCCTCCAGCCGCCTCGAAGCGGGGGAGGAGGAACTGCGTGGTTGGCTGTTGGATGCCAGCGCGATCAAGGCGCCATTGCAGCAACTGATCCTCGACTGGACCAGTGAGCGGGACGGTTTCCAGCGGTTCACCATCGAAGCCAGTGACGACTTGCAGCATTGGCAGTCGTGGGGCGAAGGCCAGGTGGCACGCCTGACCTTTGCCGATGAGCGGGTCGAACAACATGAAGTGAGCTTGCCGGGGCAGCCGGCGCGTTACCTGCGGTTGCTGTGGGATTCGCCATCCTCCGCGCCAGTGCTGACCTCGGCCCAACTGCAAAGCGCCAGCCGCGAAAGTTTGCCGTTGCCACTGGTCTGGTCGCAGCCGTTGGCCGGCAGCACCGCGAAGGCCGGTGAGTACACCTGGCAGTTGCCCATGGGGCTGAACATCGAGCAGGTGCAGGTCGAGCTGAGCCAGGCCAACAGCCTGGCGCCGGTGACCTTGGCCGGGCGTCGAGAAAGCAGCCATCCGTGGCAATCGCTGGGCAGTGGCTTGCTCTATCGCCTGACCCAGAATGGCCAGGATGTGCTGCAAAACCAATTGCAACTGTCTGGTCAGACCGTGCAGCAATTGAAACTGACCGTGGACGAGCGCGGCGGCGGCCTGGGAACCGAAGCTCCGGCCCTGCGCTTTGCCGTACGCCCGACCCAGGTGGTGTTCCTGGCGCGCGGCGAGGGGCCTTATAGCCTGGCGCTGGGCAGTGCGACAATCAAAGCGGCCAGCCTGCCATTGACCACCCTTGTGCCTGACTACAAGCCGTCGCGCCTGGCGACGCTGGGTACGGCGACGGTGAACGGCGTGGCCACGTCGACCCCGGCTGCGGCCACGGCAACCGCGCCTGCGACGGTCGAGACCAACTGGAAGAAAATCGGCTTGTGGGCAGTGCTGTTGATCAGCGTGCTGTTCTTGGCGGCGATGGCGTTCAGCCTGCTGCGCAAGCCGCCGGTCAAAAACTGA
- a CDS encoding DUF2339 domain-containing protein → MQWILTLLGLALGWVVDESFADALIGALVGLGIAQSFRLGRLGLQATKQQVLLQEAQQSLLTLQARLAVLELGKVAESSDPAPAPEVVVPQAAKPETRTEPELIWELPPDLEPVPSMATQASQPLPDDVWKPAPETSSRRAQRDFAPLPLEPMVAQPTAPRGPNLFDRAIIGARNWLFGGNTVLRVGVVLLFLGLAFLLRYATEGMVVPIELRYAGVAASALGLLGLGWWLRQRNSSYALMLQGTGIAVLYLTVFAAMRLHPLLDSKAALGLLVAVTVFSAILAITQNALGLAAAAALGGFAAPILTSTGSGNHVALFSYFILLNAGILAIAWFKAWRLLNLIGFVGTFGIGFAWGLRSYTPELLWSTEPFLILFFLIYLAIGLLFTRRKLLEMSDAPEDGSRDALLRWSARKGDYVDGTMLFAPPLVGFGLQFALVQHLEFAAAFSALALGMIYMGLARVLMGGRALLLAETCLALGVIFASLAIPLGLDARWTSAAWAVEGAGIFWLGLRQQRPLARAFALLLQLGSALAFVSELRNGDGSLLDGSPLGALMLGGALLFTFYQLLKAAPEHCAAWERRGLPVLAVLGLSFLYLLAPLFFLIHGTAIAWALAGLATLFVGLRLQSRSFLFTAFAVQLLGGALFLVRLQGAEGDSAAVFSAGWSGLLSASLIGLALIGGMLLAARDDMVRNDVRLLRGLSVVLLAGLVLINLAVLFVLPWQTASGVWAASGLLIIWLSLYLKQRVSFVFGLLLQLLGGAAFLTAGPTLLGPLSAEDLRPLAHSGFWTPLVLGLAALVGAWRLQRAHAAQELQALGLQRLSELLLIWGAGWWALAWVSEVLRFAPANLQGSLLLLVAAISVAVWTVLALRLKWPALGLLCTLLIPAAGCVLVATGHGYYHPAADFGWLAWLAVFAVHFFSLKRLAAMLPARARSTAHVLGCWLLMAVLMLELRYGLLLLSEQYNAWRWLGWAILPSLYLVLMAAPRAWPWPISAQSREYRVYAAAPMALLMLGWFWLTNTFSDGTAEPLPYVPLLNPLELGLLFALFGVYVWARNAVAQSTNRWNRVGHIAQLIAGVSLFAFFTALVMRSAHQWMGVPFELDALLESMFVQAGLSIVWTLIALGLMIGGHLRHRREVWLIGAALIAVVVAKLFFVELSNRGGLARIVSFIGVGVLLLVVGYFAPLPPKRPETASPAEPPMPVSEGVSS, encoded by the coding sequence ATGCAATGGATCTTGACGCTGTTGGGCCTGGCACTCGGCTGGGTGGTGGACGAGTCGTTCGCCGATGCGCTGATAGGCGCGCTGGTGGGGCTTGGCATTGCCCAATCGTTTCGACTGGGCCGCCTGGGTCTCCAGGCGACCAAGCAACAGGTCTTGTTGCAAGAGGCCCAGCAGAGCTTGCTCACGCTGCAAGCCCGTCTGGCGGTTCTCGAACTCGGCAAGGTGGCCGAATCGAGTGATCCGGCCCCAGCGCCCGAGGTTGTCGTACCCCAGGCCGCGAAACCCGAGACGCGCACCGAGCCAGAGCTCATCTGGGAATTGCCGCCAGACCTCGAGCCCGTTCCCTCGATGGCCACCCAGGCCAGCCAGCCGTTGCCCGATGACGTTTGGAAGCCCGCGCCAGAGACCTCCAGTCGGCGTGCCCAGCGCGACTTTGCCCCTCTGCCTCTGGAACCGATGGTTGCGCAACCGACGGCGCCGCGTGGTCCTAACTTGTTCGACCGCGCCATTATCGGCGCGCGCAACTGGCTGTTCGGCGGCAACACGGTGCTGCGGGTCGGCGTGGTGCTGCTGTTCCTCGGCCTGGCGTTCCTGTTGCGCTACGCCACCGAAGGCATGGTGGTGCCGATCGAACTGCGTTACGCCGGCGTCGCGGCCAGCGCGTTGGGCCTGCTGGGCCTGGGCTGGTGGTTGCGTCAACGCAACAGTAGTTATGCGTTGATGCTCCAGGGCACCGGGATCGCCGTGCTGTACCTGACGGTGTTCGCCGCCATGCGCCTGCATCCGTTGCTCGATTCCAAGGCGGCCTTGGGGTTGCTGGTGGCAGTCACCGTGTTCTCGGCGATCCTGGCAATTACCCAGAACGCCCTGGGCCTGGCTGCGGCTGCGGCGCTGGGCGGGTTTGCCGCACCGATCCTGACGTCTACCGGCAGCGGTAACCACGTTGCCCTATTCAGCTATTTCATCCTGCTTAATGCCGGCATCCTCGCGATAGCCTGGTTCAAGGCCTGGCGCCTGCTGAACCTGATCGGCTTCGTCGGCACCTTCGGCATTGGATTCGCCTGGGGCCTGCGTTCTTACACGCCGGAACTGCTCTGGAGCACCGAGCCGTTCCTGATTCTGTTCTTCCTCATTTACCTGGCGATCGGCTTGCTGTTCACCCGTCGCAAACTGTTGGAAATGAGCGATGCCCCAGAGGACGGCAGCCGCGACGCATTGCTGCGCTGGTCGGCGCGCAAGGGTGATTACGTCGACGGCACGATGTTGTTCGCACCGCCGCTGGTGGGTTTCGGTTTGCAGTTCGCCTTGGTGCAGCATCTGGAATTCGCCGCTGCGTTCAGCGCCCTGGCCCTGGGCATGATCTACATGGGCCTGGCCCGCGTGCTGATGGGCGGGCGCGCCTTGCTGCTGGCCGAAACCTGCCTGGCCCTGGGAGTGATTTTTGCCAGCCTGGCGATTCCCTTGGGGCTTGACGCGCGTTGGACCTCGGCGGCCTGGGCCGTGGAGGGCGCAGGGATTTTCTGGCTGGGCCTGCGCCAGCAGCGACCCTTGGCCCGAGCGTTTGCCTTGTTGCTGCAATTGGGCTCGGCACTGGCGTTTGTCAGCGAGTTGCGCAACGGCGACGGCAGCCTGCTCGATGGTTCACCGCTGGGGGCATTGATGCTCGGCGGCGCCTTGCTGTTCACGTTCTACCAACTGCTCAAGGCTGCGCCTGAACACTGTGCAGCCTGGGAGCGCCGGGGCCTGCCAGTGCTGGCGGTGCTGGGGCTGAGTTTCCTCTATCTGCTGGCACCGCTGTTCTTCCTCATTCACGGCACCGCCATCGCTTGGGCCCTGGCCGGATTGGCGACGCTGTTTGTCGGCCTGCGCCTGCAATCGCGCAGCTTTCTGTTCACTGCATTTGCGGTGCAATTGCTCGGTGGCGCATTGTTCCTGGTGCGCTTGCAAGGCGCCGAAGGTGATTCGGCGGCGGTGTTCAGCGCGGGCTGGAGTGGTTTGCTCAGCGCCTCGCTGATCGGCCTGGCGTTGATTGGCGGCATGTTGCTGGCGGCACGCGACGATATGGTGCGCAACGATGTCCGGTTGCTGCGCGGCCTCTCAGTGGTGTTGCTGGCAGGACTGGTGCTGATCAATCTAGCGGTGCTGTTCGTGCTGCCATGGCAAACGGCGAGTGGCGTGTGGGCGGCCAGCGGTCTGTTGATCATCTGGCTGAGCCTGTACCTCAAACAACGCGTGAGCTTTGTCTTCGGCCTGCTGCTGCAACTGCTGGGCGGTGCGGCGTTCCTGACGGCAGGGCCGACGCTGTTGGGGCCGCTCAGCGCCGAGGATCTGCGGCCCTTGGCCCACAGCGGCTTCTGGACGCCGCTGGTGCTGGGGCTGGCAGCGCTGGTGGGGGCGTGGCGACTGCAACGGGCCCACGCGGCGCAGGAGTTGCAAGCCTTGGGCTTGCAGCGTCTGTCCGAGTTGCTGCTGATCTGGGGTGCCGGTTGGTGGGCGCTGGCGTGGGTCAGCGAAGTGCTGCGCTTCGCCCCGGCGAACCTGCAAGGTAGCTTGTTGCTGCTGGTCGCGGCGATCAGTGTGGCGGTGTGGACCGTCTTGGCGCTGCGTTTGAAATGGCCGGCGCTGGGGCTGCTGTGCACCTTGTTGATTCCGGCGGCGGGTTGCGTGCTGGTGGCGACGGGGCACGGCTACTATCACCCTGCCGCGGATTTCGGCTGGCTGGCCTGGCTGGCGGTATTTGCCGTGCACTTCTTCTCTCTCAAGCGCCTGGCGGCGATGCTGCCGGCCCGGGCGCGCAGTACGGCCCATGTGCTCGGTTGCTGGTTGCTGATGGCGGTGTTGATGCTGGAGTTGCGTTACGGCCTGCTGTTGCTGTCCGAGCAGTACAACGCTTGGCGCTGGCTGGGTTGGGCGATCCTGCCGAGCCTGTACCTGGTGTTGATGGCCGCGCCGCGTGCCTGGCCATGGCCGATCTCGGCCCAGTCGCGCGAATACCGGGTCTATGCGGCGGCGCCCATGGCGCTGTTGATGCTCGGTTGGTTCTGGCTGACCAACACCTTCAGCGATGGAACCGCAGAGCCACTGCCTTACGTGCCGTTGCTCAATCCCTTGGAGCTGGGCCTGCTGTTCGCCTTGTTCGGTGTCTATGTGTGGGCCCGCAACGCCGTGGCGCAATCGACGAATCGTTGGAACCGCGTCGGACACATCGCCCAGTTGATCGCTGGTGTGTCGCTGTTCGCGTTCTTCACTGCCTTGGTGATGCGCAGTGCCCACCAGTGGATGGGCGTGCCGTTCGAGCTCGATGCGCTGCTTGAATCCATGTTCGTGCAAGCCGGGCTGTCCATCGTCTGGACCTTGATCGCCCTGGGCCTGATGATCGGTGGGCACCTGCGTCACCGTCGAGAGGTGTGGCTGATCGGCGCGGCGTTGATCGCCGTGGTCGTGGCCAAGTTGTTCTTTGTCGAGTTGAGTAACCGTGGCGGTCTGGCGCGGATCGTGTCGTTTATCGGCGTGGGCGTGTTGTTGCTGGTGGTGGGCTATTTCGCGCCGCTGCCGCCCAAGCGCCCGGAAACGGCCTCGCCGGCCGAGCCGCCGATGCCTGTCAGTGAGGGAGTGTCGTCTTGA